TTCCAGTCAGACCGTCTCATGTGCTCAATACGCCTACTGCAATCGCCAAATTCAACCCTGGAATGTCCGATTTGATTAGTTACATTGTCGTTTTTCTCATCCGCGTTCAACCAGGTTAGTAACGATTCGTCCGGTACACAAATCATTGCGATTTTCGAATTTTCAAGAGTTAATACAAAGTGGCAAAAATACACTTCCGTAATCTTGGATTCGACAGAGTGCATTCCCAATTTTTCCAAGGATTCCTGAATTTGATGAAAGACAAGGGGGAAACTTACTCTAATTGTAATATAGTCGATAGAGTTCTTGAATTGCATGTGaatcttttcttcattcttgaaCCAATGATAACATGGCCACTCCTGCATAACCTTATTCACAAAGTTGAGCACGTTATCGGTGGTAGGATTTCTCATACTTGGATTCGCTGAATTTGCAAATAACCGATTTATGTATATTTCATATATCTTCAAGCATATATTTGCATCTGTCATAATCTTCTTTGTGCTAGCTGAAAATTCTTCGACAACAGATATAAACTTCTCCTCAAAAGTGGGATCAGACGCGTCTATCAAGGAAAGGCCATGCAAGAAATTTATCCGGTCTTGTAAATCTAGTGAATCAAAATTATGTTCACTGACGCCCAAAACACTCCTGGAAAACTCATAAAGATCATCATTATAAATTCCCAGGTTTGCCGTTGATTTTACGACTTTGGTCAAGTCCGCCCACTTGTCAGTATGTTCTCCACAAGTATGAAACTTTTGAGTAAAGGCATGAACAAAACGTTTTATAATAGCATCGTGACGAATTCTGAGTTCACACAATTTCTCAAGTACAGATGCTATTTGCCTTGAGCTTGCTTCTCCCACATCAACATTTAGTAAACGTGATAATATGCTTTCTATTTCCTCATCTTTAATAGTACTACGACTTACGTACCTAAATATAAGTTCCAATTCCTCCATAGAACAACTAGGCAAGAATTTAAAGAGGtttgaaaaaattagaTCTTGCATTCCAGGGATATCCTCAACAGAAAATCTCGAAAAGTACtttgatatatttaacaactcaaaatattctttaggTTTAGAGAAGGTATAGCCCGATATATGGTACAAAATGAGATCAGTTACAACTTTTTTGTCCTTAAAATTATCAATGTTCTCAAGTATAAAGTGTATATCTCTAGAAGACAGTTGAATATGCCCTAGTGCCACCTGTTCAGCTAATAGAGATAAAATCTTCGTAGTCTCTGGTAcatattttgatatataAAACAGCTCAAGGATATTGTTAGCCGATAATCCTTTGAATACTTTCTCTGTATTTATCTCTCTAAAAGTCTCTCTCAACTCACTGTCCTCAGGGAGCGTAAGAAATAGCCGTGCCAAACTAAGATAATCCTTTTTATTCTTATCATCTTGTCCAAATAGAAACTTTATTCTATTCTCAATAACAGTGCTCACTGGTGTAATGTAAAGATCGTGGGAAATCAAATATTGGCATAGTAACGAAGAGTGATGTAAAGAAAGTGAGTAAATCGCATCTGCTAAATCATTTGTGGTTAAGTTTACCAGATTGTCCGACAGTTTTCTTACCCACTTTTCCTTTATTTGGTCAACGCACGTGTATTCCTTTGAAGACGATGTGTCTGGATCTTTTGATGAACCATCGACTGACACCACGTGAAGGGGAAAATGTCTTATTTTATGCGTGTGCTCAATAATAGTGATAAGGTGGGACAAAATAAAATCATCGAATTTTTTATCAATCTCATGCAGAACTTTTGAACTTAAATCGGCATTAAATTTGGCAGAAGTCTTCTTTTTTTCAGATATAGTGTCGAAATATACACTAGAAATCAGAACCAACTCATTGGTACCAAAACCTTCAAGTCGTTTATCTATATATTTCCAGATTGATGTCAACAAGTTATTTGATGCCGTAACGAGACCACTATCCTGTGTTCTTGTTTTTAATACAAACACCCCCTTCATTAAATTAATCAGAGACTCCATAGAAGGCAAATTATCCGAGGCTGTGCCAAAATTTTTCCTTAAAAATGTCCAATAGACAGACAACACAAGCTTTATCCTATAAGTGTCATTGCTATAGGAGGAAATAATGTGAAAGATATTTGCCATATCATCAAACGTGGaagtttttaaaatattccTAAATATGTTTGATAGCGTGGATGCTAAAACCTACTCTAAGCCCTCTTCAAAAAAATTCCTATTTTTGGGGTTTGTGGATATATAAAGGGTTTCAATCGCGTTTTTATTGATCGTACTGAGAATACCCTTCCTCAAGAACGATTTTAACTGTGAAATTTGTGATTTATTTCGCATATACATACCTTAAGGTCTAACTGAGGGAGatttaaagaatggatTCTGGCTATATAAGCCAGGTTCATAAAAAAGTTAATGTTATCGCGTCCAATAGTTTCCATGGTTGATTTCTAAAGGGAAAAATATGATATAGAGCCATTTTACCTCTATCCATTTTTGCAAGATCGAGTGTATCTGCGGATTCAGCGACTTGTAGGTCATATCTAGCGAGTTAGTCACGACATAATTTGATGTGTTTCTTATTTCTTCAAGCAAACTTTCAGCAAGTGGAATATCCAGTTTGTCTGCGTTGATGTTAGTAAGTGCCTTCTCCAGCACAGGGTCGAAATCCGTCTTGCTATCCTTGTTTGCTCCTTCGTAGTTGTATACTACGTTTGGAAGCTTTAAAAGTGTCTGAAGAGTATCTTTTGCGGCTGCATGATCCCATTCTGTGGAGGGAATTTGTAGAGTAAGTTCATTGAAGGCAGAATTCGAGGAAAAAAGCGCATATTTTCGTATATCGTCTTCATTACACTTTTTAATTACGTTGAACAATGCTTCAAGGTTTCCGTCTGTCTTTTTAATGGCCCGTCGGACTTTGGAATAGGAGGCCAGGACCTTGGAGGTCACCGCTTTCGTCTTCATAGTACCGTGATGATCAGAAAGTCCTTAACATCTTATCCTCAATGAGCGAAGCGGCAATGAAAGTGAAAAGAACGCGAACTGGAGAAAGCGGACCTTACACCCCCATGGGTCCTTGGCACTCGACACATGAAAATGCATTTCTCTTTAGTGGCTAATCCCATCTCTTTAGCGGTTAAGTTTGTAGTATAAGTCATCAAGGATGGTAAGACTAAGGATTTACACACATACGTCTGAATTTAGGGCACTTTGGCTGACGCTTTCTTGGAGGACCTTGAGGACCTCGAAAGAGACGATTTTGAGGGAGAAGCGGATACAGAAGTTGTAAATGGAGGTGGAAAGGCTGAAAATTACTATTCCGATGAGGAATCCCCGATAATAGACGCGGTTGAGGAGTATTTCAACCTTGCAGGAT
This region of Theileria equi strain WA chromosome 1, complete sequence genomic DNA includes:
- a CDS encoding hypothetical protein (encoded by transcript BEWA_023980A); this translates as MKTKAVTSKVLASYSKVRRAIKKTDGNLEALFNVIKKCNEDDIRKYALFSSNSAFNELTLQIPSTEWDHAAAKDTLQTLLKLPNVVYNYEGANKDSKTDFDPVLEKALTNINADKLDIPLAESLLEEIRNTSNYVVTNSLDMTYKSLNPQIHSILQKWIEVKWLYIIFFPLEINHGNYWTR
- a CDS encoding hypothetical protein (encoded by transcript BEWA_023970A), producing the protein MANIFHIISSYSNDTYRIKLVLSVYWTFLRKNFGTASDNLPSMESLINLMKGVFVLKTRTQDSGLVTASNNLLTSIWKYIDKRLEGFGTNELVLISSVYFDTISEKKKTSAKFNADLSSKVLHEIDKKFDDFILSHLITIIEHTHKIRHFPLHVVSVDGSSKDPDTSSSKEYTCVDQIKEKWVRKLSDNLVNLTTNDLADAIYSLSLHHSSLLCQYLISHDLYITPVSTVIENRIKFLFGQDDKNKKDYLSLARLFLTLPEDSELRETFREINTEKVFKGLSANNILELFYISKYVPETTKILSLLAEQVALGHIQLSSRDIHFILENIDNFKDKKVVTDLILYHISGYTFSKPKEYFELLNISKYFSRFSVEDIPGMQDLIFSNLFKFLPSCSMEELELIFRYVSRSTIKDEEIESILSRLLNVDVGEASSRQIASVLEKLCELRIRHDAIIKRFVHAFTQKFHTCGEHTDKWADLTKVVKSTANLGIYNDDLYEFSRSVLGVSEHNFDSLDLQDRINFLHGLSLIDASDPTFEEKFISVVEEFSASTKKIMTDANICLKIYEIYINRLFANSANPSMRNPTTDNVLNFVNKVMQEWPCYHWFKNEEKIHMQFKNSIDYITIRVSFPLVFHQIQESLEKLGMHSVESKITEVYFCHFVLTLENSKIAMICVPDESLLTWLNADEKNDNVTNQIGHSRVEFGDCSRRIEHMRRSDWKVSIIYLSEWRKLNLEDRPTYLLKRIKQ